From the genome of Papaver somniferum cultivar HN1 unplaced genomic scaffold, ASM357369v1 unplaced-scaffold_10, whole genome shotgun sequence:
CATAACCCCACCAGGTGGAACATCAACAAACTGCAACAATGGTTTCCCTCTCATGAAGATGAGAAAATCATGAACATACATTTACCCAGCAACGTTGGAGAAGAAAGCGAGGACAAGCTACTATGGATGCACCACCCTAATGGAGTCTTTTcggctaaatccttcatcaagacACTTTGTGACAAAGCTCCTTCGTCATCTAATAATGGTAATGTTGAAGAATTTTCTTAGAAGAAGTTTTGGCAGGTGAAAGTCATCCCTCTAACATCCACCTGTTTGTATGGAGAGTGATCAACAATGGCATCGCTGTGGGGAGTAGAATGAGGAAGTACTGCAGAGAAGTTAATGTAGAATGCAGAATGTCACTAGTAAAAAAATCCCTTTTCATCACGGTTTTTTACCGTGACCAAAGGTCTATGGTCACGGTATTTCAATTTTGAGAAACCGTGTCCAAAGCATGCGAGGCCAAAAGTGTTTCCCATTTGGTCACGGTGAGTTTCGTGACCAATTTGTACATTTCACTGTGACCACAATTTCTTTGGTCACGTACTTTTGTTAGACACCGTGACCAATACGCACAATTAGACACGGATATCGTTCTATACCGTGACAAGTTCATGTTTTTAAACTCGGGAAACTTAACATACACCGTGTCCAAATTTGATCATTGGTCACGGACCACATCTCATACCGTGACCAATCAGTGTAATGGTCACGGATCAGGAATACCCACCGTGTCTAGTCCAAGTATCCCCCAATGTTGACTACAAATTTTTAGATCAATATTGTACCCAGAAAAGTCTTAAAAGCCATAACTAACAATAAACTGAgtttttattgaaaataaaatattatatccatgaCATAAAATTCAATAAACATATATAGCTTACTGTTAACAAGAATGAACAAGAAAGCATAATGAAATCCCTATTTACAATGCTGGTACCACTTGTAATATCCAACTTAGACCACCAAAAAAGTCTTAAAAGCCATAACTAACAATAAACTGAGTTTTTATTATATCCATGAcataaaattccataaacatatATAGCTTACTGTTAACAAGAAAGCATAATGAAATCCCTATTTACAATGCTGGTACCACTTGTAATGTCCAACTTAGACCACCAAAAATCTAATCACGGAGATGGAGACAACTCCCAACCTAGGCACTTCCATGTCAGTATTACTGGAAAGAATGCACTGTATTGATCACAGCTTCACAGGCGAGGTTTATTTATCCAACAAGAAACTCATTAAGATCATAGCAATGAAATACCTTTACGCGAATATAGTTAGTGTGTTTAAGTCTCATGGAGCATCTAAGTCTCTGACACCGCATGTGTGGCATCTCCATTAGCAGCTTGGTGTGCCTGAAATTGAATGCATATTGCCTCTTGCATATCTTTACACTTTTCCAGAAGTTCCTGAAACGTAACCAAATTAGTGTGGTTCACTGTTCTATCAGATTTTTAGATCAAACACTACAGCTAAAATTACGGGTCTGATATATCAATGACAAAATGAAGGAAACAATTTGTTTGTCGTAAGTTCTGCAGCTTCAGCTATAAACGTAATGCTCAGACCTGTGCCAGTAGTTTTCCATTGTGGATAACCGTTGTAGGTCTAAATCAGATAGCCAGCCATTCACAAGTACTGCAGCCCCAACCACCtgagaaaataccaaaatctATTTTAACTTTAGTTTGTTTAAGTTCTACCGAACACACCTCACTTAAGCACCCAAGTTGACTGTTTTATTCATTCTCTGGTCAAGGGTTGGTAGCTACAATCAATTCAACTAACGAGAACTACAGCCGTCAATAGGAAGTTGATCCATACAATATATATTATGGGGACAGTATTTGATGCAGTACATTCAACAAAGACGAAGAGACACACAAGTCAAAAGCGCTTCCGAAATACTGAAATAGTTTCACGGAAACATTCAGAAAACTGGTTTACCTTTATCGGATGGTACTTCGAGAAGGAAGCATGACCATGGTCCATGGGCCAACTCTACAGCAGTTTATCCCAAATGACCAGATATCAGCTGTGCAAGGTGTATAAACAAAGAAACTTCACAAGAGTATATAGTGGTTCTTATAGACATATGAGATAAGGGTTTTCTGTGTATCAGTAGTTTTCATGGAAAAAATCGAGATCTGCCGAGTAAAAACTGTTATACAGTACAGTAAGAGATAAAAAATAGCCACTCATTTGAAATCGTATCCACTTCCTGGCTGCAAAACTTCTAAGCCATCCCGTAAAATATGGGAATGTTTCCTAAATTCAATTGTGTACAGCAGTGAAgaatgaaaaaaggaaaaaaaaggaagaaacagAAGATTTTCATTCAGAAAAAACTtgttagaaggaaaaaaaaaactgacgAGCATGCAGTTCTTACAAAAGTATCCCTTGAGCGTTGCCTGCCACCCTTGTCAAATACACAAGCTGAAACACCGAAATCCCCAAGCTTCACTATTCTATCGCTGTCAAGCACAAGCCTGCATAGATGCATTCCTTCAGTTCAATCAATCTCTCCAAATAAATCACAAAGGGAGCACATATGTATCTGTCTCGCTTCTAGTAAAAAGCAATAGATAAAAAACCTTGACGTCATTTCAGTTCAATCAGCATAATGTACTTACGCCATTTAAAGCCATACTATATACGTCACCTCCAGTCTAGTTTAGCTGTGTCTCGCTGAAGCAATCACAATAAACTCTCCAGTGTACCGGAGGGAAGAAACTCAAATCAGTAATGCATGTGGAATATCAATTCATCCAAATTAATTAGATTATAATTGATCtgaattgataaaaaaaagtaGAGTCGATAATTATAATACAGAACAAGTTACACATCTAAGAGATAAAGGGTGCATTTGAATTGATTGACTTCCCAAAGATATTATACATTCACATTGAGAAATAATGTAATAGCTAGCATGATATAATCAGTGACCAAGACTCCAAACTTCTCATCTTACCGGCAAGATATTCACCTAATGATCCAGGATTAGAAAAACAAACgaacaacaaagaaaaatcaaaatagtatattataataaaaattacCTGATCAACAACCTCAGTGATGAAATCCCCAGCTACCTCCCTAGACTCCGCAACTCCTCAGCGATCCAATTCCTATTAGTTTCAGTAGTAGTAATGAAACTAGCATGTGTGAAAATCCTACATTTTAAGGTGCAAAATTCTAAATCACGAGACATGAGTACTTCTCCACATTTTGGTAAGTTTTCAGAAGTAAAAAATAAACTGACCTTGCACGGTGGTTAATATTAACCAAAGAAGCATCCAACATGTTAAGCATAATATTTTCCAAGCCACTTAAAACAGTACTTGCCGTTAACCGAAAAAATCTTTATCGCTTTTCTTTACCTCGCACAATGTAGTTTGTTTCCACAGGTTTTAAGAATTTAATGGTACAACCATACATGAATATATCCAACATAGATAATGGAAAggtaaatgaaaagaaaaaaagacttaCCAGGGGTTGGTATACCCCCAGCTGGCTACTAGCACATGACCTTCATTGCCCTTGGTTCTTGATGCTTATGTACCTTGCAGAAAGTAGAGTAAAGGTCAACATCGTAAGTCTATGATGTCCGTTATATAGACAGAGTGTTACTGCCATAACACATTAAACAAGAAGTGAAGATTGAACTTCAATCATAGTCTTAACTGTagaatcaaaaaaatcaataagaaaacactgAAAAAACTAGAACATCAATGGGAGATGACAGAATATTGATGAACACTTTCTATTCATTTCAATAAAACCCTTATCTAGCATCAAAATTCTGCTGGTGATTCGAGCTAGTTATAAGATATTCTTGCCAAGGCAGTACAACGGATTACAGAACATAAATAACAAGTAAAACAAGATAAGAACTTAATTATATGTGCAAATAGAATGCAGAAATGGAAGTAAACGATTTTGAATCTGCCGTAGCATGAAAACTACACACAAAATCCACCCTCCCTTCATAATAACAAGCAGGAGGAGTTACCTGCAACAATAAAGCAtggatgaaagataatcaaatttaTGGGCACATTACCAGCTTGTGAAATTACAAACTGAAAACAAATCTAGCTTCTTCGAAACTGTACTGTTAACATACTGAAACTGGTGGATCTCTTACCCGCTGTTGATACCATCTTATTGTTCAAAGCAGGGATCAACATATATCCCCTGACCATCATCGCGAAAATAAGAAGTGTCAGAATCGTCGTCCACATAAAGTGAGCTCATATCTACTGCCATATTATCTTCTGGCCGACGATTCTCAGACATTAGCTCATCCTCAGAAATTTCATCTACATTATCGTCATCCATATAGTCATTTAAAGGGCAGGATATAACAACAGACAACCTTGGATCTCCTTGATCTTCTACATAAAAAACTTGATTTGCTTGGGAAGCTAAAATGAAAGGATCCTTTTTATGCCCTAATCTGTTGAGGTCGACTAGTGTGTAACCAAGTTCATCAGTTTTGACACCATAACCACTGTGTACCTAATCACACAAGAACACGGGTATCTTTACGCAGTGGTAATCAAGAACCCAAATCTCATTTATCACTCCATAATAGCGCGATGTAGCAATCTTTGGGTTACCGTCCTTCGCACTAGCAATGTGCATTCCTGACGCCTCTAGGCTAACCCCACAGTTTTGGTTTACGCCAACATCATGACTTTTAGTGTGATACCGGCATCCATTTATGTCATATCCATTGTACTTTACAACTAAATGACGCGGGCCCTGTGATATCCACCTAAGATATTCAgagatcttcttctcctcttccatTATTTCATCTTCGTTCTCCAACTCCTTCTCGACCTACATAGTTAATGTTTTAGATTAGAAATCGTGGAACACAGTTACGATGCAAATAGCTGTACGTACTAATCAGGGATAGAAAGAGATGCCCAATTGATTAGAACATAGTTAAACTGCACATTAGGACATACATGTATCTTCACATAGTTCAACCCTAACGGATTAATGGatttcttagcttcatatgtagAAGAAGGAATTTCATTACCATCAGGAAGCATCTCGTTCTTCAACAAATCTAAAAGCTCACCAAAAAACTTGTCTGATACTCCATGCTTCGCTTTCAAGTTGTACAGCTTGATTATTGCCGACAGCTTGGTAAGTTTCGAGTCTCCTGGAAATAAAGGCTTCTTAGCATCCTCTATTAACTTCTCAAACTTTCTACGATCACCTGGAAAGTCCTCTAGTATCGCGTCGACCATCTAAAATCTTATATCAACAGAGAAAAAAACAAAACTGAAGTTAGAAATTTCTGAAGGAGATACCAATCTCTagtaaaaaacagaaaaaaaaaaatgagaatcaTGTATACACAAGCTCTCTCAGcaataaatttcaacattttgctagaaaaaaaaaacaagttatgAACGCATACCTTAAAAAAATGATGAGTTAGGGGAATGATTAAGAGCTTATGCCTCTTCTTCTCAAGCACATTTAAGGGGATTCACGACAATACAATAAAGTAGGAAAACCCTAACAATGAgtaaacaaaaacacaaaattagaTAAGCAAAAACTCAaatttaaaacttaagaaaagtaAATCTAATAAAGGGTTAGAAATAAGTCAGATCTAAAAGAAAAGATGAGTTAGATTGAAGATTTAGAGATTACCTTGTTGACGGAAGTTACAATGGAGACGATTTCACTGTAAAATTAAAAAACCCCAATACTATCACCATACGAATTCGAGTAATTCCAGTACTCGAAACAGGATGTTTCTAAGATGAAGAAATAGGAAACGAATATTAAGTTAAACTAAAATTAGTGGGGAAACTGGGGAGGTGCCTTCTAGATTCTTCGATCCCGCCATTACAGGGTATAACGGGGAGGATTGAGAATACATTAATCACCACGATGAATTCTCTCctaataaaagtaataaaataaaataaatggaaAGAGAATATAAGTACTATGCAGTTTACATTAGAACGAGCACGTGTATAAGTATTTCATGGGACATTTTGgcaaaaataaaaattctcaCACCATGCACAAAATCCCACTTGTAATCCAAAATATTAAGGTATAAATATTGGTTGAAGAGTAaagaaggtctccaaacaacaatAAATTTATGGTTGGTTTGTTTTCAGAATTCACTGTTTCTAGGAACTAATAATCCTATGGGATTATAAATTTTGgattcatgtaattttttgtgtgtttggtaactcaataAAAATTCCTAGAATTTATAGGATGTGTTTGATAACAGAGAAAGGAAACAATTCCTTGGAAAGTGTTTCCATGAAATCAGTTTCCCGGAGGAGGCAAGGAAAGACTTTCCATGAAATTCCACGGAATTGAGTTTAAAAAATACCTTAGGTCACGCTTTTATTGCAATTCCATGGAAATAGATTTTTGACCAAACGGCGGAAAACACGCTATTTCCATGGAAAGATGGCTAATTCCATGGAATTAACTCCTATCAAACACAGCCATAGAGTttcttttattaaagtctttacATCGTTTGGCATTACCttcaaatcttaaaattgcatatgtatatatatatatatatatatatacatgagatttagagttaaaaaaaaagttggTTCATAAATCCattgataagtttcccagcaaatcttagggggaggggtcggactccatatggaggatttgatGGAAAATTGAATCCCGTAGGAATCATTATTCCAATTATTCGGGCAACCAAACATACAGAGGGAAacataattccaccaaatcccctAGACTcataaattccacctttaaaattctacatccaatcTCATCATTGACTTCAAAAGAAGTTATTAGAATTCGGTCGATTAGGGTGAACCTTagacaaagagataaaataatgTAGCCTCATACTAAAAATGGGGGAAGGAAACCTCTTGATTTCATTAATATGTCAAAATTGAATACATCAATTCCAAATACTTCAAAGATGGGAACAATAAAAATTTACATATATCTTGTTTTATAGATGAAACTGGTATTTGAAATATGGCATGTGAAATAAATTCCTGCCATTTGAATTTGTCTTCTACATTAAGATTAAAATTTCTCGGAGGAGAATAATATGCCCTATTTAATTTTTCTTATTATTTAAGAGTAAAGTGTCCCAGAAGGGAATAGTATCCCCAAATCATCGCTATCACGATCATAGAATCATGTCCGCTTTTAAAAAAATGTTACTGATGACATATCTGTGATGAAAGCAATCAATGGAAACGCCATTACGGCTGATATAATCTTCTAATTGGCATATAAGAGCCATTGGATATGAAATCAATTGATAAAAAAATACATATCATAATCATAGTTACTACTGATCTAGATTAGATTGATGAGTTATTTCTTTACTGGCATGATCATACCCTTGGCATATCCCCTTTTGCTATTAGTTGGCCAAGTATGTGTACTATTGTTATGTGGTTCATTTGGAAGTTAAAGTATGATGTAATCTTCAAGAGTATTACTATACAGATTTGAATAAAGTTATTACGGATGCTAGAAGAATGATTAACACTTATATTGCTTCCCTTTATTGATTAAAAAAGTGAATAAAGATGTTAAAATTCTTAAAGCAGTGATCTTCTTGAAGACTGTCGGAATTTGCTTTCTAGTTGTCATTCTTTTAAAATTGTGTGTATTACTATAAGGCGTGTTAAAAAACAATCTAGCAGACCGACTTTCACGTCGGGCTAGAAAATACTGTGTCAAGGATATTTGGATctcctttccttattttttggaTAGTCTTGTTAGGAAGGAACCCTTAACTGGAAGAAGTCTTAATGAACCCTTAATGAACCCTCCGCTTCGTTAAATCTAAGGTAACTTTCTcaccaaaaaagaagaaggaagaagtcCTTTGAAACCTATTACAGACTCGAAACTTGTGACCCATAATCATCCATGCAATACAAATTTTAAGTAATGTGACCCGAAATCcactttctatctcaagcatttccTCATAACCCGAAACCTACATTTGAAATACAACATTGTGACATGAAACCTCTCACTTGACCGGAGATATGGTTATTCACCCAAAGTCATCAAGTGATTCAAAACTTGGACAATATAACCCAAAACATAAACTTAGCTAGAGAATCTCCAATGCAACGGGCCAAGGTTTTAAAAAAGCATGACATATAGGATTTAATATCTTTTTCACCAAATTTTCATATCCAATGCAAGGATGAAGGTCATATAGAAAAATGACATGACTAAGTGGGGGTAAAGTAGAAAGTCTGATCTAGACTTTCTTCATAACCCTGGGTCTTCAGTCTAAAATCTAAATCATCTTTTGTCTCTAAATTTAAATAAAAGGTGTTAATAAGACCTtgagatttttttctcttttctctctttctcttcccTTTATAAAAAACAACCCTAGAACCGTTTTGCACAAATTTGTTCCCTTTGGGATAGATTTGAGCAaagattctttttcttttcaagttttTGGTAGTAGTAGGTAACTGAATAAGATGTGTTTACATCACTTTTCGTgtttttgacatatttcttcgccgTTTTGGGGCGATTTTCTTCGTCGTTATGGGGAgagtttttcaaattttaatggttGGTTCATGGCTTGCTATTCTCGAATAAAAACATCGACGATTCATTATGACGTCTTTTTCTATCGGCATCTGCGTTCGTGTGGATCGACAAGTTTATTCGAAAACTACTCCTTTattttaggagcatctcttatcgaagaagaatataatcagattaaatggtcagAATTTACTTGCGAACATAacatcatctctcccttatacataaaaagaaattggatatcATTACGGTTTATtgttctttctcttcgcgatataCTTATAgatgtccttatttgtattagggtcttaattatctgttaatgttttttttattcttgtaagcgaacatgtaatccCTATTATTGAAATATGTTAATTATCTAAAAAgtcttatctttattttgttttgCCATTTAGCAATAACTCACACTCAATTACATGCTCCCAAAATTGAGCACTTTGACCAAAAATATTCTCGCTCAATTAGTACATGCCTCACATGTGATCGAAACACATGTTGTCAGAATCTATCTTTGATTTAAGTAATCACAGAAACCTGTTAAGTTTTCCTTCACACAGATCCCCCTTTTAAAGTTTCTTTCATGCGCAGTGAAGGATATCCCATTCAAAATGAATTATGAGCACCATTTGCATTATAAATTtagattaaaattaaaacaaaaagaagagagaagaaaaatgaaCACAATATCAGACAGTTAAGACTTAGGAACACCATTTGCATCATAGCTGCACCAATCCTTTAAAGTTCAAACTAAAATAAGGAGCTAGGGAAGACAGTATTTAAAACGTCATTAAATTAATTAATTCAAACTaaacaacaatttttttctcAATACTTCTTAAGAATTGGTGAAAAAACATCAAATTGTTTTCTCAT
Proteins encoded in this window:
- the LOC113326308 gene encoding uncharacterized protein LOC113326308, which codes for MLDASLVNINHRARIFTHASFITTTETNRNWIAEELRSLGRLVLDSDRIVKLGDFGVSACVFDKGGRQRSRDTFSWPMDHGHASFSKYHPIKVVGAAVLVNGWLSDLDLQRLSTMENYWHRTVNHTNLVTFQELLEKCKDMQEAICIQFQAHQAANGDATHAVSET